Proteins encoded within one genomic window of Deinococcus metallilatus:
- a CDS encoding VanW family protein: protein MILRRKYGVLFLNVLLGSAFAQVEIPALPLQPAPVPAPPPSSEPAPSPLPGSEPVPPPVESPAPPAQPSTPAPVPERPAPAPTQSVKTAPLPLLITVQANWPALVDGQKTTVPFSQTLTLPGERAAQLRQRGVITASLDADLKKFLASLPREAQDARFENRWEEGWAVVQRGGLKVDEARTRANILAALKDPRGVKAAVVVTGQVAPKRTLDFFASRGITAHLGTGETNYFGSSAARMTNIHVGTRNFQDRLFTGQTFSFNQFIGPVTTRAGYVTGLVIAGDRTANGVGGGICQVSTTAFRALYGAGLPVVERRNHSYQVRYYDPQGLDGTIYQPSQDLKFANDTGGALWFQADWDDEKSRLSISVFGRARDFTVEIGDPRTLSTTPSPADRIIRDASLPAGQRKQVDWAAPGAVIEVTRRFVREGQTFRQDTLKSSYRPWPNIFLVGTRR, encoded by the coding sequence ATGATCCTACGGCGGAAGTATGGCGTGCTGTTCTTGAATGTGCTGCTGGGTTCGGCCTTTGCCCAGGTCGAAATTCCCGCGCTGCCGTTGCAGCCCGCGCCCGTTCCGGCACCCCCACCCTCCTCGGAACCCGCGCCTTCCCCCCTTCCCGGGTCGGAACCCGTTCCCCCGCCCGTCGAAAGCCCGGCACCTCCGGCGCAGCCGTCTACACCGGCCCCGGTGCCAGAACGGCCAGCTCCCGCCCCCACCCAGTCCGTCAAGACGGCCCCTCTGCCGCTGCTCATCACGGTGCAGGCGAACTGGCCCGCGCTGGTGGATGGCCAAAAGACGACGGTGCCCTTCTCGCAGACCCTGACCCTGCCCGGCGAGCGGGCCGCGCAGCTCCGGCAACGCGGCGTCATCACGGCGAGTCTGGACGCCGACCTGAAGAAATTCCTGGCGAGCCTGCCGCGGGAGGCGCAGGACGCCCGCTTCGAGAACCGCTGGGAGGAGGGCTGGGCGGTCGTGCAGAGAGGCGGCCTGAAGGTGGACGAGGCGAGGACGCGGGCGAACATCCTCGCCGCCCTGAAAGACCCCAGGGGAGTCAAGGCTGCCGTCGTCGTGACGGGACAGGTCGCGCCGAAGCGCACGCTGGATTTCTTCGCCTCGCGGGGCATCACGGCGCACCTGGGCACGGGCGAGACGAACTACTTCGGCAGCAGCGCGGCCCGGATGACGAACATCCACGTGGGTACCCGCAACTTCCAGGATCGGCTGTTCACGGGCCAGACCTTCTCCTTCAACCAGTTCATCGGCCCGGTCACTACCCGCGCGGGCTACGTGACGGGCCTGGTCATCGCGGGCGACCGCACGGCGAACGGGGTCGGTGGCGGCATCTGCCAGGTCAGCACCACGGCCTTCCGCGCGCTGTATGGAGCGGGGCTGCCGGTGGTCGAGCGGCGCAACCACTCCTATCAGGTGCGGTATTACGACCCCCAGGGGCTGGACGGCACCATCTACCAGCCCAGCCAGGACCTGAAGTTCGCCAACGACACCGGGGGCGCGCTCTGGTTCCAGGCCGACTGGGACGACGAGAAGTCGCGCCTAAGCATCAGCGTCTTCGGCCGGGCGCGCGACTTCACGGTCGAGATCGGTGACCCGAGGACGCTGAGCACCACCCCCTCCCCCGCCGACCGCATCATCCGGGACGCGAGCCTCCCCGCCGGGCAGCGCAAGCAGGTGGACTGGGCCGCGCCAGGGGCGGTGATCGAGGTCACTCGCCGCTTCGTGCGGGAGGGCCAGACCTTCCGGCAGGACACGCTGAAGAGCAGCTACCGGCCCTGGCCGAACATCTTCCTGGTCGGCACGCGCCGCTGA